The Manihot esculenta cultivar AM560-2 chromosome 11, M.esculenta_v8, whole genome shotgun sequence genome includes a region encoding these proteins:
- the LOC110625773 gene encoding pentatricopeptide repeat-containing protein At3g26630, chloroplastic produces MATCFSCAVSTPSRSPIFSSRRHNNKPKFASQEAIILIQKCSNFSHLKLIHAKIIRNTLSNDQLIVRKLLHLCFSYGKMDYASLLFHQIRYPHTFTWNFMIRAYTKNGSSQQAILLYNLMICQGFPPDKFTFPFIVKACLASSALEKGKEVHGFAIKTGFSKDTFLHNTLMDLYFKCGDAEYGRKVFDKMCVRSIVSWTTFVAGLVACGELDAARRAFNQMPTRNVVSWTAMINGYVKDQRPQEAFELFWRMQLSNVRPNEFTLVGLLKASTELGSLQLGSWIHEYALKNGFKLGVFLGTALIDMYSKCGSLVDAKHVFDKMQVKSLATWNSMITSLGVHGCGKEALAVFAQMEEANIEPDAITFVGVLCACVQMNNVEEGDRYFKYMTECYRITPILEHYTCMIELYTRANMLNEVNMLVNTMEIKLNGSPEAALIGSSIIDGMAENGRFFEHHGKDLYCLETPTLQLSQNKFWCFKWDVG; encoded by the coding sequence ATGGCTACTTGCTTTTCATGCGCTGTTAGTACTCCCTCTAGATCTCCAATCTTCAGCTCTCGTAGACACAACAATAAGCCCAAGTTTGCTTCTCAGGAAGCTATCATCTTAATTCAAAAGTGCTCTAACTTCAGTCATCTCAAGCTTATTCACGCTAAGATCATTCGCAATACCCTTTCTAATGATCAATTGATTGTTAGAAAATTGCTTCACTTGTGCTTCTCTTATGGGAAAATGGACTATGCCTCCCTGCTTTTCCATCAAATTCGGTACCCACATACCTTTACTTGGAATTTCATGATTAGAGCCTATACAAAGAATGGTAGCTCTCAGCAAGCTATTCTTCTTTACAACCTAATGATTTGCCAGGGCTTTCCGCCTGATAAGTTCACTTTCCCCTTCATTGTCAAAGCTTGCTTGGCCTCTTCTGCGCTTGAAAAAGGGAAAGAGGTTCATGGTTTTGCTATTAAGACTGGATTTTCGAAAGACACCTTTTTGCATAACACTCTGATGGATCTTTATTTCAAGTGCGGAGATGCGGAGTATGGGCGCAAGGTGTTTGACAAAATGTGTGTTCGTAGTATTGTCTCCTGGACCACCTTTGTTGCTGGACTTGTTGCTTGCGGGGAACTAGATGCTGCTCGTAGAGCTTTCAACCAAATGCCAACGAGAAATGTTGTTTCTTGGACAGCAATGATTAATGGGTATGTGAAGGACCAACGCCCTCAGGAGGCATTTGAATTGTTCTGGAGAATGCAACTTTCTAATGTTAGACCCAACGAGTTTACGTTGGTTGGTTTGTTAAAAGCAAGCACTGAACTGGGAAGTCTCCAGTTGGGTAGCTGGATTCATGAATATGCTCTGAAAAACGGATTCAAACTCGGGGTTTTCCTTGGGACTGCTCTTATTGACATGTATAGCAAATGTGGTAGTTTGGTGGATGCCAAGCATGTATTTGATAAGATGCAAGTCAAGAGTTTGGCTACTTGGAATTCAATGATCACTAGCTTGGGGGTGCATGGTTGTGGCAAAGAGGCACTTGCTGTCTTTGCACAGATGGAGGAAGCAAATATTGAACCAGATGCAATCACTTTTGTAGGTGTTTTATGTGCTTGTGTGCAGATGAATAATGTAGAAGAGGGTGATAGGTACTTCAAATATATGACAGAATGCTATCGCATTACACCTATTTTAGAACATTATACTTGCATGATCGAACTTTATACTCGTGCCAACATGTTAAATGAGGTTAACATGTTAGTGAATACCATGGAAATTAAGCTGAATGGCAGTCCAGAAGCAGCATTGATTGGGTCAAGTATAATTGATGGtatggct
- the LOC110625590 gene encoding uncharacterized protein LOC110625590, translating to MRDKFRYEPSYKKTYKAKQKAIARLYGGWDESYSFLRRFMTALHHFNLETVYMIEDNPHWINKRLNPMCRVFDRMFWAFKQSIEGFKHCRPVISIDRTFLYGKYTGCILCATALDGNNQLFPLAFAIVVRRTVTIGRDIERLVATSSCHHRYCIRHVLSNYNKSLKNAAIKEVLRKAANENQKRKFYKTMNNIREVHPESYDWAVKINLEKWTRSHDGGQRYSVMTTNMVESLNGMMKGFRTLPITTMVEKIFFQYVHYFDTRRTTFLDQQSKGYIFSQSRSETLRANAIKANGHRVRQFNSQKMVCEIITTNGRQKQVVKLMDQTCTCGKF from the exons ATGAGGGATAAATTTAGGTACGAGCCGTCttataaaaaaacatataaagCAAAGCAGAAGGCAATTGCAAGGCTTTATGGGGGTTGGGATGAATCATATAGTTTTTTGCGTAGATTCATGACTGCTCTTCATCATTTTAACCTAGAAACAGTATACATGATTGAAGATAATCCACATTGGATAAATAAGCGATTAAATCCGATGTGTCGTGTATTTGACCGTATGTTTTGGGCTTTTAAGCAATCGATTGAGGGATTTAAACATTGTCGACCTGTAATCTCAATCGATAGGACATTTCTATATGGAAAATACACCGGGTGTATACTGTGTGCAACCGCACTCGATGGAAATAATCAACTCTTTCCATTAGCTTTTGCCATTGTTGTAAGGAGGACAGTGACAATTGGTC GCGATATAGAAAGATTGGTGGCAACCTCCAGCTGTCATCATCGTTACTGCATCAGACATGTTTTGAGTAATTACaacaagtcattaaaaaatGCAGCAATAAAGGAAGTGTTGCGCAAGGCAG CAAATGAAAACCAAAAGAGAAAGTTTTACAAGACAATGAACAATATTCGGGAGGTGCACCCTGAATCATATGATTGGGCAGTGAAGATAAATTTAGAGAAATGGACGAGATCACACGATGGTGGACAAAGGTATAGCGTGATGACAACAAACATGGTTGAATCCCTAAATGGCATGATGAAAGGATTTCGGACGTTGCCTATAACGACAAtggtagaaaaaatatttttccagtATGTCCATTATTTTGATACGCGGAGGACAACATTTTTGGATCAACAAAGCAAGGGCTATATTTTCAGTCAGTCTCGCAGTGAAACACTACGTGCTAATGCAATTAAAGCGAATGGACATAGAGTTAGACAGTTCAACAGTCAGAAAATGGTTTGCGAAATAATTACTACAAATGGTAGACAAAAGCAAGTGGTGAAACTCATGGATCAAACATGTACATGTGGCAAATTTTAG